The nucleotide window AGGAttagattaaattaaaatttcacataAATAATCTCACAAAAGATTTGGATTTCTTTTATCACTAAGCCTAAAATGAAagcaaaaaattttgaatttgtaGTTCTCATCACTTGAGACCAAAACTTtggcaaataaaaaataaataaacatgtCTATACTGAGGCTAATGAAACTACCAAATACCAATGACAAGGTAAATTAAATAACTTCTTCGTTATTTAAAAGAACAAGCAAGTGGAGATCACAAAAGATTAGCATTGTTTTTCTCACTAATTTTCCCGAGCTTTCTCAGGAACCAAGCAAAAAATTTttacaaaagaaaaatgaaaaggcGATAACTCCTGCGACAACTGCTAAGTTCGAAAACCAACAGCTACTAAAAATAAATCAGAAaatttttcaaaagaaaaaagaaggcaTTAGTCGCAGTCGATGAAGGATCAAACTTGCATGCACTTTCTAGAAAGAAATAGCATACATGGAAGCTGAATTCTTGATGAagaaagaagaggaaaaagagcAAGAAGCAAGAAAACAAGCCTCACCGCTAAGTGTCTGCCAGCGACTAGTAGATCTCTGAGCAGAAACCAGAGTTACTACAGAGAGAAGCAGCAGAAATTCAATCATTAGAGAATTAAAGGCGCGTGGGCTAGTCATTGCAGCCGGTGAATCTCTCCGGCGACTCATCGACTGAGCAAAGCAGCTTCCGGTCAGTTACTTGAGGAAATGCGCGAGAtttgatagagagagagagagaggtgaagCACTGAACCGTTTCAGGCTGGCTTTTTCtggatttatatatataaaaattggtaattttccttttcttttttaattatagaATAATATTGTGGATTAAAAAATTGTTATGTGGTGTACAGTCAAGGCTACGCGTTTCGTTTATGATAGTGAGAGCCGGCTTATGACTGAGGCTCGCTGTCGATCGGCTCCGGCGTGCTGGCgatttttctttttacttttttaattGTTTATGTTGCTTGAGGATTTCGCGGAGATGCGTCTTTTTCTTCTTGTTTGCAGTCAGTCGGTTCTATTATAATTTGGGTTTTGTTGACATTTTAAATAAGAAATTTCATTTGCCTTTTAATAGTTGGAGAAGTAAAtaatatttctttaattattaaatttatattttatacatACAGATATGATTATTGCACGAAATATTccatttgaatttaaatttaattagtattattaatatttaaatttaccctaaatttaattaaaattttccatCAACTActtaaacttattattattatctaaaaatatttaaagtcgtttaatttaaaacaaacactttaattaataatttctataaaaaaatatttttaattaataatttatattttaaaattttaataattttataaaatatttaaagtatatttatttaaattataatataaaaatttataaatatcattaaaatatatattttttatatttaattaattatttagtgcAAATATCTAACCCATAAAATATAAACTTAATACccttcataaatttaattatatattattccaatttattatattaaaatttaatcacattgaatatttatttattgctcACAAGTTAAGGAATGCAACTCAAGCTCAgggctttccttttctttttttccttctaGATTATAATTTccttcacatatttcattattaaaCAGAccatatctaaaaaaaaaaaaaaaaaaaaacaagccttttaatttattagttttataaattatttttcattagaTAATGCATTAATTATCACTATAATTATTAGcatctattaaataaaaaaaattattaaaataatctaAAAACTCTTTcaactaaaaaaataattaaattgtgtGTGACAAAAATTAAAGTGTGACTAATAATGATTCACGTTAAATAGTTCTCACATATATTAAAACTAGGGGTTGTATGCATGTAGCTTTTAatgattttaatatataaatagaatgtaattaatttttaattttaatatattaaaataaaataatattttaaattttattgttatttactgcacattttatttttaataatttttatgtatactaaattttcatctcacaatttttttaatgaaaatttcattaacgtcataaaataaaaaattgttaatattaaaaaataaaattactattaaaatagaactatatattaaaaatattaaataatttgaaattagttaAATTATATGATCATCttcattatttttaaaatattaaataaatttatatcatcttaatatattaaaaaatatttaaatattattttcattaatattttctaaaaataataataacatgaaaagaataatgataataaaaaaaatatataatatatactaTATTATATGGAATGTccgttaataattattaatagtaTTAAAGCTATAAGTTAAGTTAATTGATTAtcatcatatttattattatttctctaaaaaaaattaagatttatatGCTTTTATCGAATAAATgcaactaaaataataaaatgaataaaatagtttttattttaaatccataattaatcatatgttaaattaactaaatatatttaattcacatatcattatatttttattaaaaaatgtaaatattaatGAAGAATTTACAATCATTTGCATGATAtaataatttcttataattattaCTCATAATTATCAAAAAAGTGCTAAACATATTATAATTCTATGTGTCACAAATAAATTATATCTTTTAAATAAATTGCCACTTTAATAAATTTGTGATGGTATCATGGAAAAATATGATCCTTTATAtactatataattttttatatattgctcataaattcataatagaataaatattaaaattaaaacaaataaaaatgaaacttaaagaaatttaaaactaaaataaatattgataaaaatatttaataaatcattaaagttaatttttaaataataaaataagtaaaTTTGACATCTAACATTTTTGATAGCTCCGatttaaataacaaaaaatagtaatgattttaattaatatacGTTCAATATGTAGaactttaaattttgatttgatcgtatattaattaaatttgtgAGATGCAATTTGTATATGataaaaataagttatttaaTAATAGTTGATACtggtaatttaaataaaaaaattataatttatttatagaattattaatttatcaagattaaaaatgtaaaatttttttaatttaattaaaatttataaaaaaaatttactttcttttaaaattgaccaataagtatgaaaaaaaaaggtaaatatGGTAACAAATTTAAATGAGATTATCATTTTTTCACTTTATTTATAAatgattaatatttaaattaattttagtctctTTCATATTTTGATTGCGGTTTTAATATATTGATTTATGGAAATATGCACTCTTTTTATATAAACAGAATaagttaatatatatattaaatttgaatttttttttcaaaattttcattattaaactgatcatattttcaataattctggttataaaaataaaatgaaaaataataaatttatgttatTCTGAATATATCTCAgattaaacatttttttttattggatCTTAAAGTGACGTTAAGATCACATCGAAAGTAGAAAATATGAGACGAGCAAAACGATGGGCTAGATAGACTTGGACTGGGTCTTCTCACGGTTTCTTTAGAAAATACAAATAAAAGCGATTGATAGCTGAGTAAAGCCTGTTGTGGTCTGCACGACCCCGACCTAAGAACCAGTCGATGACCCAAATTGGCCGCTTCATTTCCCTTTCGTGGCTGGAGCCGGCAGCCACTAGCTGTGGTGTTGCACCCAGAATGTGCTGATTGGATACAGCTAGACAAAGACTGCAATTTTAAGCATGGACAATCTGGCATTTGCTGACATGGCATTATGTTATTGGCTTTTGTCACTGATGTAAGCCAAACGCGCAATGTGGGCACCCACTAATTTTCCAGAGGGCGTTTACGTTTGGCAGCATTGGTTTACATTCTACGAGTCAATGCCTAAACaaaatttttttgtttttgttaGTAGACTCGCCTTATTGGCATTTTTGATAAtcacttaattatttttttatatagtattaaaatttattatattttaatattaaatcatttataaatatatttattcataaattttatattttaaatatttatgtgtgttgatttactctataaattaattattgaaaattaGTCTGAaggattttttcttttttttatatacatAGAATGAATGATTTGATTGAGCGTAGAAGTGAGgggggagaaaaaaaaatttgagtgGGAAACAAAATCAATGAGTGTGGACATGTATTTCAGCAATGAAAACCATCACACATCATAATGGCTGACATAATTGCTCACTGCACCCACATTCAAAAATAAACCCATAGATTTCTTACTCTTTcatgtaaaataataataataaactataagtgccctttttcttctttttgtaTGCATACATTACAatgttaattatattattattattattattattattattatattattatgaaaattaaGCAGTGAAAAGCATTTTACTTAATTACAATTgccatatattaattataattatattaatacaaGTGCCATATATTAATtacttaaataaaaataaaagaaaaggacTTGatgtaattaaataaaaataatttatagtatTTAATTTAACGCGGAAACTCTTGTTAATCAGAAATAATTAATGTTGTGTACTTTTCCTACctaatcaatattattaattaaatatgtttagtaAAAAATGGAGAaatcaatttttatatattaacaaAAGAGAAGTGAGAGAGTTCACAGTAGACTTTTGTCGCACATGTGATGTAAGTTGGCGGGAAGGTTCGGTCAGTATAAAAATTGCACATGTGGTGAGTTGTGAATTACAGAAACACaggccagagagagagagagagagactgtcCTTTGTTAGTACCTGCACCATGTCAATCATTTACCATTTTGTTCTACAATCtcttaatttgattaaaaaaaataattaaataaataaatttgattttctaCCTTGTCCATTTATTTATTGTCGTTtaatctctcttttttttttaataatctgtttaatatttattttatttcacaacataattatttttttataaaactcaggttttttaatttaagaaattttttatacatttatcaattaattaataaaagatatatatcttttttaaaatatttttaaaataatttcaatataaaaGATTCTGTTTAAATCTTTTTAGTATCAGgcgtttacattataaaaattaaaagttagatatttaataattttaatacggtaataaatgtttttttaataataataataatagtagggCCCACACGCGCAGGAGGACAATAAAAATAGAGACAACGTAGACAGAGCCATAGATGATAGGGTACGCACGATGCCGTGTATTGAGGGTCATAATTTCTAACTCTTTAAATTAAAACTGCCAAttgttttaattcttttttagtattaaaaaaaaaataaaaacataagaaaatataatttgattcttCATATATAATTCAAACTATTAAAAAAATTCCTATAAACGTTttgtttatgaaaattattttttaaaaatattttttattatcaaataatattaagctaataatatattttaatatgtatttttatattttaataatattatcaaattttaaaaattgactatctattttaaaaatatgaagccattttatttaaaaattgattaattttctttttaaaaatgaaaatatatttGACTGATCATTTTCTCAGTATCCCAAAtgtcataaaatatgaaaaattcacAAAACAAATGGACCATAAATTACTTACATGTGAAAAAACAGTTTTCTAATAAAACTATGGTTttcattttctatgcaaaagaagggaaaatataaaaaatgagtTCATCAATAAATAAtagaaaatgatttttttaatttaaaaaataaaaaaaaaatcatatcctttataattaaaaaagttCATTgtgaaatatatttaaatttttattttattttaaaaatctcttaatatgtattattcatttattttataataatatgatttttttatcatcataaataaatatttttctcaataatattcaattttataaattaaaaaaaaattataacataattttgattataaaaaacacatgaattttcatttaaaaaacaGTCGGGAaacataatatttattataaaaggAAAACAGAAAACAatttaaagttattttttaaattttaattaaatttgagaaAACTAAAAAACTAATTTTCTAAGTTTTTATTTAGAAAATTGATATACGTGAACACGaaattttattttccaattttcttataattttttttttaaaaactactttaatttaatttaactaaattattattttattatttaaaaaaataatttatttttatatatttaaatattataatttaaaaaatatatatatacctctTTTTCTTGTGGGAAAGTTCCTGTTTTGACCTCAAAATTCCTATAAAATGACAACGAGGGAAACAATCCCACCTCCATTGTTATTCCAAAGCAGAGGGCTTTAGTTAATTTTCAATAGTTGgttataggttttttttttttttttttaaagttaggTTGTGGGTTGCTATCAACTCATTGCTCATGCATGTGATTTCATCTCTAAAAGCCACGTTCATTCAATGCAGagcagaaaattaagaaaaatcaatcaaattgaaaggaaacatttaCTGCGTTGTATATGAATcctcaatttgattttttttcagtttgaaccgaaAATCAAATTGAGGATTCATATACAACGCAGTAAATGTTTCCTTTTAGTGATGGCCAATGGGATCGCAACACGTAGGCAGACTATTAATTGCATGAGATTTAAGCAATAACTATTGCTTGGTAAATTTGAGATATGTTCcttctaaaaaaataaataaatatttatataatagtAATATTTACTgtacttttaaaaaaatttaaatttatttttaaaaaatattattaaacaaAATAGTAACGAAattcaatatataataaataaaatatggaattattaattataattttatatttaaatttgattttcagGTAAAACTTGTAATCATTGTTTAATTTTTTACTCAAGTATAATAAAATTTTGTATGATATTTCTTTTCGAGCCATGGGCTCACCGGATCAAGTTGAGAAACGAGGCTCCCATACCCAAGCAATCTCCACTCAGGCCTAGTATGGTTGGTAATGAGGTCGTCACGTGTCAGGACAAGATGCATCAATACCCACGTGTCAATCTGACCCGCCAACACCATCTCCCGTAAGCAACATCAACAGGTTGGGACATGAATAGAGGGAATGAGATGAGGAGATGCATGTTTAAGTAGAAAAAGAATAGCAGAATTTATAAGAAACTTAACGCAGCAGCATGCCCACGTGGTGCCTTCGACACTCTTCGTGGCTGTTTTGTGTATCTGTTTGATCATCGGTCGCTTGTTCGAGGAAAACCAATGGGTTAACGAGTCCATCACCACCATCAACATTGTATATTTTTCATCAACTCTTCCTCTCACGAATAAAAttaattctttctttttcttttgcaactTTTTCTGTTGAGATTTATGTAAGATCATCTATTGATCTTATGTGCGTAATCATTTAGGGcccttttgtttttcttttatcaGGGATGCATCTCTGGAATGTTTTTCTTGGTTCTGAGCAATGGCAAGACTTCCCACACATTGAGATTCAATGAAGATCTCTTCTTTATATATCTCCTTCCACCTATAATATTCAATGCAGGGTATAAGGACAAGTTTTCAATTTCCACATCAATCCTTCATCCTCTTGAAAGTGTTACTTCAGTAGTTCAGTGTGTAATTTGTCTGGTTCACTTGCGTCAGATTTCAGGTCAAGAAAAAGCAGTTCTTCCAGAACTTTATAACCATTATGCTGTGTGGGGTGGTTGGTGTTTTCATTTCAGCCTTCATTATTGTAGCTGGTAAGTTGAATCTATTGGAACTTGTTGCTTTTCAAGCCGATGATTCATTCTGTTAATTGCTTTCTGAGTTCCTACGTGTTTCTAATATTGGCGTAGGCAGCAGGTGGTTGTTTCCaagatcaggatttcttggtctGACAGCACGGGACCATCTTGGTGAGATCCTGCTGTTAGTAATCATATTATCTCTGTGTTCCCTTTACAAGTTTCTTTATTGCAAATCTAATGTTTGAAACCTCATCACTTCAGCTGTGGGAGCAATATTTTCATCAAACGATACAGTGTGTACAATGCAGGTCGGTTGAGTTTGAAAATGTTGTCTTTTCAAAATGTTCTGTCTTTTGTCATGTCCATCTTTTTTAATGTGGAATGCAGGTTCTTCGTCAAGATGAGACTCCTTTGCTATACAGCTTGGTCTTTAGGGAAGGAGTGGTAAATGATGCAACATCAGTTGTTCTCTTCAATGCAATACAAAAGATGGATGCTACAAGGCTTAATTCGATGAAAACCCTCCGCATTATTGGAGATTTCTTTTACTTGTTCTTGACAAGCACTGCTCTGGGAATCACTGTGAGTTTGGATATCTGAATGTCTCAAAGCAGCTTTATGATGACATTAATGCGTTCTTACATGAGGGATTCTAATTCTTGTCATATGTTTTCGCTATTTCTTATCGTGTTTAGATGATTGTCGCTTAATTTTTTGCTTTTGCTATCAGACTGGGCTTGTGAtagcatatatacttaaaacctcGTACTTTGGAAGGTAAATACCTTTTCATTATGCGCCAGAAGagtattttctctaattttctttCCAAATTGTGGAGGCCAACTATAAAATGCAGAGACCTGAACTAATCCTGAACTATAAAATGCAGACATTCGAGCATTCGAGAAATTTCCCAGATGGTTTTAATGGCGTATCTTTCTTACATGTTAGCAGAAGTATCATCTGCCTAAACATTCATATACtaagttaattaatttttgtataaCGAATCTAAACTACTGTTCCTTATGTAGCTGCTAGAGTTAAGCGGGATTCTCACTGTTTTCTTTTGTGGGATTCTCATGTCTCATTATGCATGGCATAATGTGACTGAAAGCTCAAGAATCACAACCAGGTATGTACGTCGGATGATAATGATTTCATTTTTGCACTCAGAGTATTCGGACTTCGATAATGTACCTTTCTTCAGGCATGTATTTGCAATGATGTCATATGTTGCAGAGACCTTCATATTTCTCTATGTGGGCATGGATACACTTGATAATGAGAAATGGAAGACAAGTAAGTTAAGGTACTGCTTTCCTATCTATTATTTAGCTTAGTCTTACTTAGAAATTGAGCATTCAAACATCTTGAAAGTTCAAACCAGTATATTTGTGGCAATTAATCTACACATAATTTAATTTGCTATCTGAAAAGAAAGTAGATAGAGAGGCATTTGAGTCTGCTGTGTTAGAATTTTGTGCTGTCTGATTTTCAGTTTTGGAACTTCAATGAGCATCAACAGCACACTAATGTTGCTAATATTGCTGGGAAGAGCTGCATTTGTGTTTCCACTCTCGGCTTTTTCCAATTGCACGAACAGAGGAAGAATATCACTGATTATGTTCGGACTCCAAGTTAGTACTTTTGCAAGTTCTACAATaacctttatttttcttataaagtGTAAGGAACTTCCCGCCATTAACAGTTGATGAACTTGGAGCTTGCTGTATTTTTAGATAATTATTTGGTGGCTGGCCTAATGAGAGGGGCAGACTCAATTGCTTTGGCTTATAAACAGGTGTGCTTTTGTTTTATAGGAATTGTTACATTGTTTAAAGAATGAAATTCTATTGTAAGATCACTGAGTAATAGTTTTCCCTATTTTGTCTCTCTTGGCTTGAGGAAGTTCACATATTCTGGTTTACATGGAATCCAATCTATATGCTGCAATGATAACCAACACCATCATTGTCGTCCTGTTCACCACAATGGTATGTGAAAATCTAAAATGTTTCCTTCTATAATCTTTGTCAGAAAATTTGTAAGTCTAACTGAGCAATCTGTTTGCAAAGAACTGGACGATCAAAAgcaattgttttctttgaaatCACTCTTAAATTGCATTTGACACTGGTAGTTCATTATCCTTGAAGTTTAACTAATAGCATGG belongs to Hevea brasiliensis isolate MT/VB/25A 57/8 chromosome 4, ASM3005281v1, whole genome shotgun sequence and includes:
- the LOC110665196 gene encoding LOW QUALITY PROTEIN: sodium/hydrogen exchanger 4 (The sequence of the model RefSeq protein was modified relative to this genomic sequence to represent the inferred CDS: inserted 3 bases in 3 codons; deleted 2 bases in 1 codon) translates to MANGIATRDACLSRKRIAEFIRNLTQQHAHVVPSTLFVAVLCICLIIGRLFEENQWVNESITTINIGCISGMFFLVLSNGKTSHTLRFNEDLFFIYLLPPIIFNAGFQVKKKQFFQNFITIMLCGVVGVFISAFIIVAGSRWLFPRSGFLGLTARDHLAVGAIFSSNDTVCTMQVLRQDETPLLYSLVFREGVVNDATSVVLFNAIQKMDATRLNSMKTLRIIGDFFYLFLTSTALGITTGLVIAYILKTSYFGRHSSIREISQMVLMAYLSYMLAELLELSGILTVFFCGILMSHYAWHNVTESSRITTRHVFAMMSYVAETFIFLYVGMDTLDNEKWKTSKLSFGTSMSINSTLMLLILLGRAAFVFPLSAFSNCTNRGRISLIMFGLQIIIWWXGLMRGADSIALAYKQFTYSGXTWNPIYAAMITNTIIVVLFTTMVFGFLTETLIAYMIPQNANNQNNHQEIKIPKDDARLHLLSLEESAATNLQRASXMLIESPVYTIHYYWRKFDNAYMRPVFGGPLSSHSEC